Proteins from a genomic interval of Rosa chinensis cultivar Old Blush chromosome 2, RchiOBHm-V2, whole genome shotgun sequence:
- the LOC112184308 gene encoding uncharacterized protein LOC112184308 isoform X2 codes for MEMRIGARNKMCYLTGAAAKPPLGDPNYDTWVTDNHKVKCWLIDSMIPTLMQRFIRLGTAQEIWDAVSKTFYDGSDETRIFELNRKSFTTLQNGRPLSTYYNELIAIFQEIDHRSTTQEDTVAGVTQLSAAMARLRVHIFLSGLDSDFDQICGEILRKEPKLDLKSSYAYVRMVDQQKKTMGSCPAVSEGSVLAVTRPRQGLPSGPSSAKPSASPQNPRPRYNSSLSRPGGLVCQHCGESSHSKWKCYEIIGYPEWWDFAKKPRKNLGGKAAINTSETSPDQGKAQATANVTQTDNPEGETCTTWT; via the coding sequence ATGGAGATGCGTATTGGTGCTCGCAATAAAATGTGCTATCTTACCGGAGCAGCAGCCAAGCCACCACTTGGAGATCCCAACTATGATACGTGGGTCACTGACAACCACAAAGTCAAGTGTTGGCTTATTGATTCAATGATTCCAACACTTATGCAGAGGTTCATTCGACTTGGTACCGCTCAGGAAATCTGGGATGCCGTTTCCAAAACTTTCTATGATGGGTCTGATGAAACTCGGATTTTCGAATTGAATCGGAAGTCCTTCACTACTCTGCAAAATGGGAGACCTCTCTCTACATATTACAATGAATTGATCGCCATTTTTCAAGAGATTGATCACAGGAGCACAACTCAAGAAGACACGGTCGCGGGAGTGACTCAACTCAGCGCCGCAATGGCCCGACTCCGGGTCCATATTTTCTTGAGTGGTCTGGACTCTGATTTTGATCAGATTTGTGGAGAAATTTTGCGCAAAGAGCCCAAATTAGATCTTAAGAGCAGCTATGCTTATGTCCGCATGGTGGATCAGCAAAAGAAGACTATGGGTAGCTGTCCAGCAGTTTCTGAAGGCTCGGTATTAGCAGTTACTCGTCCTAGACAAGGCCTGCCTTCTGGACCATCTTCAGCCAAACCCAGTGCTTCCCCACAAAATCCTCGGCCTCGGTACAATTCTTCCCTATCTCGGCCTGGAGGGTTAGTTTGTCAGCATTGTGGGGAATCAAGTCATTCTAAATGGAAGTGCTATGAGATTATTGGCTATCCAGAATGGTGGGATTTCGCCAAGAAGCCTCGGAAGAATCTTGGAGGCAAAGCTGCAATAAATACTTCTGAAACATCTCCAGATCAAGGAAAGGCACAAGCAACCGCTAATGTGACTCAGACAGATAATCCCG
- the LOC112184308 gene encoding uncharacterized protein LOC112184308 isoform X1: protein MEMRIGARNKMCYLTGAAAKPPLGDPNYDTWVTDNHKVKCWLIDSMIPTLMQRFIRLGTAQEIWDAVSKTFYDGSDETRIFELNRKSFTTLQNGRPLSTYYNELIAIFQEIDHRSTTQEDTVAGVTQLSAAMARLRVHIFLSGLDSDFDQICGEILRKEPKLDLKSSYAYVRMVDQQKKTMGSCPAVSEGSVLAVTRPRQGLPSGPSSAKPSASPQNPRPRYNSSLSRPGGLVCQHCGESSHSKWKCYEIIGYPEWWDFAKKPRKNLGGKAAINTSETSPDQGKAQATANVTQTDNPGYPNPEDSWLWC, encoded by the coding sequence ATGGAGATGCGTATTGGTGCTCGCAATAAAATGTGCTATCTTACCGGAGCAGCAGCCAAGCCACCACTTGGAGATCCCAACTATGATACGTGGGTCACTGACAACCACAAAGTCAAGTGTTGGCTTATTGATTCAATGATTCCAACACTTATGCAGAGGTTCATTCGACTTGGTACCGCTCAGGAAATCTGGGATGCCGTTTCCAAAACTTTCTATGATGGGTCTGATGAAACTCGGATTTTCGAATTGAATCGGAAGTCCTTCACTACTCTGCAAAATGGGAGACCTCTCTCTACATATTACAATGAATTGATCGCCATTTTTCAAGAGATTGATCACAGGAGCACAACTCAAGAAGACACGGTCGCGGGAGTGACTCAACTCAGCGCCGCAATGGCCCGACTCCGGGTCCATATTTTCTTGAGTGGTCTGGACTCTGATTTTGATCAGATTTGTGGAGAAATTTTGCGCAAAGAGCCCAAATTAGATCTTAAGAGCAGCTATGCTTATGTCCGCATGGTGGATCAGCAAAAGAAGACTATGGGTAGCTGTCCAGCAGTTTCTGAAGGCTCGGTATTAGCAGTTACTCGTCCTAGACAAGGCCTGCCTTCTGGACCATCTTCAGCCAAACCCAGTGCTTCCCCACAAAATCCTCGGCCTCGGTACAATTCTTCCCTATCTCGGCCTGGAGGGTTAGTTTGTCAGCATTGTGGGGAATCAAGTCATTCTAAATGGAAGTGCTATGAGATTATTGGCTATCCAGAATGGTGGGATTTCGCCAAGAAGCCTCGGAAGAATCTTGGAGGCAAAGCTGCAATAAATACTTCTGAAACATCTCCAGATCAAGGAAAGGCACAAGCAACCGCTAATGTGACTCAGACAGATAATCCCG
- the LOC112185028 gene encoding formin-like protein 3: MVIWEGMQMRRASYAVFVILLCALVIGASEGVRRTKETFYGGDWVSHEEEMDEHMAEQVWYHCKKELIGGTDGVEDLDLYIPQEAASDETVFFSKSNIHDAILVLPPDVKQTLVDCLRKKGIVFHAPSKRNSGNNWLINYFEWLLSSDIAPKRYLASGSPKSKAPAAVPSLAPGPASKLSSGRAPPRSVLSPSPTDESDNNEAPAPSPSPSPPKQSGKGSPPPKPSGKVAASSPPAKPAKTKSPPAKPAKTNGPPSKDGSMSMIRIIGIASAAVVIILLVVLPICCCCLKKRRRRRKVNPRSVPKDDRPLLYISSSGSSQISNSLGSSTREFNAGGKLGNLPMKNEKGNDSSEAKSEGTAGPPNPPVPPPPGKAAPPPPGPPPPPPLRPRPPPVPPKNAPKPMAGKTQIPPKGNLKANSGDNADAGSESGKTKLKPFFWDKVNANPDQSMVWHELKEGSFQFNEEKIESLFGYTKSQNERKKVSPSEPAIQFIQIIDKKKAQNLSILLRALNVTTEEVSEALREGNELPVELLQTLLKMAPTSEEELKLRLYTGDLALLGPAERFLKAMVEIPFAFKRMEALLFMCSFNEEVSNTKESFATLEVACSKLRKSRLFLKLLEAVLKTGNRMNDGTYRGGAQAFRLDTLLKLADVKGTDGKTTLLHFVVQEIIRYEGMKAARRARESNLSMSNSSMSTENFVEEVGEELAEHYRNLGLQVVSGLSDELQDVKKAAVVDADSLTATVSNIGTNLIKARDFVNTDLKNNLDEDSEFHRALASFLERAEGETTCLLEEERRITTLVKSTADYFHGNAMKDEGIRLFAIVRDFLVILNKVCAEIRMQAMKQAKTNSRKEALAQASPKKEALTQAKSENQSEMNKVPTEASSEKKEKVPTEASSEKKEKTPTEASSEKKEKAPTEASSEKKEKAPTEASSENKEKAPTAASSEKKEKAPTEASSEKPSEIQQQHSDIRRRLFPAIAELRIQDDFSSDDET, translated from the exons ATGGTGATTTGGGAAGGGATGCAAATGAGAAGAGCCAGTTATGCGGTTTTCGTGATTCTGCTCTGTGCATTGGTCATTGGGGCCTCAGAGGGCGTCAGGAGGACCAAAGAAACGTTTTATGGAGGTGATTGGGTTTCGCATGAGGAGGAGATGGATGAACATATG GCGGAGCAGGTATGGTACCATTGCAAGAAAGAATTAATAGGCGGGACAGATGGGGTTGAAGATCTTGATTTGTATATTCCACAGGAAGCAGCCAGTGACGAAACAGTGTTCTTTTCAAAGAGCAACATACACGATGCGATTTTAGTTCTTCCTCCTGatgtgaaacaaacacttgttgaTTGCTTAAGAAAGAAAGGGATTGTGTTTCATGCTCCTAGCAAAAGGAATAGCGGCAACAACTGGTTGATCAACTACTTTGAGTGGCTTTTAAGTTCGGATATTGCTCCTAAAAGATATTTGGCCAGTGGTTCCCCCAAGTCAAAAGCACCAGCCGCTGTTCCATCTCTAGCTCCAGGTCCTGCTTCTAAATTGTCTAGCGGTCGAGCACCTCCACGTTCAGTTCTATCTCCAAGCCCTACAGATGAGTCAGATAACAATGAAGCACCAGCACCTTCACCTTCACCTTCACCTCCTAAACAAAGTGGGAAGGGAAGTCCACCTCCCAAACCAAGTGGGAAAGTAGCTGCTTCAAGTCCACCAGCAAAACCGGCCAAAACAAAAAGTCCACCAGCAAAACCAGCCAAAACAAATGGTCCACCATCAAAGGATGGCAGTATGAGTATGATCAGAATAATTGGTATTGCTAGTGCTGCAGTAGTGATAATTTTGCTTGTTGTACTGCCGATCTGCTGCTGCTGtctaaagaaaagaagaaggagaagaaaagttAATCCGAGAAGTGTACCAAAGGATGACAGGCCTCTTCTCTATATATCTTCTTCTG GTTCTTCACAAATATCCAATAGTTTAGGTTCAAGTACCAGAGAGTTCAACGCTGGCGGAAAGTTGGGAAATTTGcctatgaaaaatgaaaaaggaaatgatTCTTCTGAGGCAAAGTCAGAAGGTACAGCAGGACCACCAAACCCTCCTGTACCACCTCCTCCAGGAAAAGCAGCTCCTCCGCCTCCTGGaccaccaccaccgcctccTCTTCGTCCTCGCCCGCCACCAGTACCTCCCAAAAATGCACCTAAACCAATGGCTGGTAAGACCCAAATTCCACCTAAAGGAAATCTCAAAGCAAACAGTGGCGATAATGCTGATGCTGGAAGTGAATCTGGAAAGACCAAGTTAAAACCATTCTTCTGGGATAAGGTTAATGCCAACCCTGATCAATCGATGGTCTGGCATGAGCTCAAAGAAGGATCATTCCA GTTCAATGAGGAGAAGATAGAGTCTCTATTTGGTTATACAAAGAGCCAAAATGAGCGCAAAAAGGTTTCGCCATCGGAACCTGCAATCCAGTTTATCCAAATTATTGACAAAAAGAAAGCACAAAATCTATCAATTCTTCTGCGAGCATTGAATGTGACAACGGAAGAAGTTTCTGAGGCCCTCCGAGAAG GCAACGAGCTTCCTGTGGAGCTCCTCCAAACCCTGTTGAAGATGGCACCAACTTCAGAAGAGGAACTGAAGCTTAGGTTATACACAGGTGATCTTGCTCTACTAGGCCCTGCAGAGCGGTTCCTCAAAGCCATGGTTGAGATACCATTTGCTTTTAAGCGGATGGAGGCACTGCTCTTCATGTGTTCCTTCAATGAGGAGGTCTCTAACACTAAAGAATCCTTTGCAACTTTAGAG GTTGCTTGCAGCAAGCTCAGGAAGAGCAGGCTATTCCTAAAACTTTTGGAAGCCGTACTAAAAACTGGCAACCGGATGAATGATGGTACCTACCGTGGTGGTGCACAAGCATTTAGGCTTGATACTCTCTTGAAACTGGCTGATGTAAAAGGAACTGATGGCAAGACCACACTCTTGCACTTTGTCGTTCAAGAGATCATCCGTTATGAGGGCATGAAAGCTGCCCGCAGAGCCAGAGAATCAAACCTGAGCATGTCCAACTCCAGTATGAGTACGGAGAATTTTGTTGAAGAGGTTGGTGAGGAATTAGCAGAGCACTATCGTAACCTTGGTCTTCAGGTTGTCTCAGGTTTAAGCGATGAACTTCAAGATGTGAAAAAGGCAGCAGTTGTAGATGCCGATAGCTTAACTGCAACAGTTTCAAATATTGGTACAAATCTAATAAAAGCTCGAGACTTTGTAAACACCGACTTGAAGAATAATCTGGATGAAGACAGCGAGTTCCATCGTGCACTAGCCAGTTTTCTGGAGCGTGCAGAAGGAGAAACTACATGTCTTctagaagaagaaaggaggatAACGACTCTTGTGAAGAGCACGGCAGATTACTTTCATGGGAACGCAATGAAGGATGAAGGCATTCGTTTGTTTGCCATTGTAcgtgattttttggtaatactAAATAAGGTATGTGCTGAGATTAGAATGCAAGCAATGAAGCAAGCGAAGACGAATTCCAGGAAAGAGGCTCTCGCACAAGCAAGTCCCAAGAAGGAGGCTCTCACACAAGCAAAATCAGAAAACCAGTCAGAAATGAATAAGGTACCCACAGAAGCTAGttcagaaaagaaagagaaggttcCCACTGAAGCAAGttcagaaaagaaagagaagactCCCACTGAAGCAAGttcagaaaagaaagagaaggctCCCACAGAAGCAAGttcagaaaagaaagagaaggctCCCACTGAAGCAAGttcagaaaataaagagaagGCTCCAACTGCAGCAAGttcagaaaagaaagagaaggctCCCACAGAAGCAAGTTCAGAAAAACCGTCAGAAATTCAACAGCAACATTCAGATATTCGTCGGCGACTCTTTCCAGCAATTGCAGAACTGCGAATACAGGATGATTTCAGTTCAGATGATGAGACTTGA
- the LOC112188412 gene encoding STOREKEEPER protein, which produces MAPKRLLQDPPAASSMEEDSDAETLDEEQEEEEEEEEQNDAVQEKSDEEEEEEEEEEEDNEEEENVNAKKPVVIPSSSVVPNPQSESASSEDDDAAAGSETESDDINHSPSASDFTVKPIVSKPVNDSSSAKPTKKPAPAPAKPAPGSKRPAESDPTPKDSRKKKKGANGGDDEDTKKGRLWGEDDEIAILKGMIDFKAKKGIDPSSNMGAFHEFLKRSLKADVSKNQLMDKARRLKKKYHTNAEKGENGEGPVFSKAHELKSFDLSKKIWGAEANGGDDSAKNSRKKPRKSAKANNNNNNNSSTVLALPVSDAAAERSVEKKVKVEEMNVANGGVKAAESDDFWSKYPSLSDSLQLANCSSRWEGLERVMIQKMPSIGSSKAKELDDRWRKLQVLEMELTVKKLDLMHEQAKLLLDGIKSRKD; this is translated from the coding sequence ATGGCTCCCAAGCGCCTCCTCCAAGACCCTCCCGCTGCTTCATCAATGGAGGAAGACTCCGACGCAGAGACCCTggatgaagaacaagaagaagaagaagaagaagaggagcaaAACGACGCCGTTCAAGAAAAATCtgatgaggaggaagaggaggaggaagaagaagaagaagataatgaggaagaggagaatgtgAATGCTAAGAAGCCCGTTGTGATTCCCTCATCGTCAGTTGTTCCAAACCCTCAATCGGAATCGGCCTCCTCCGAAGACGACGACGCGGCCGCCGGGTCGGAGACCGAGTCCGACGACATCAACCACTCTCCATCCGCTTCCGATTTCACCGTCAAGCCCATTGTCTCCAAGCCCGTGAACGACTCCTCCTCCGCCAAGCCCACCAAGAAGCCCGCTCCGGCTCCGGCGAAGCCCGCTCCCGGGTCGAAGCGCCCGGCCGAGAGCGATCCGACTCCGAAAGActcgaggaagaagaagaagggcgcCAACGGCGGAGACGATGAGGACACCAAAAAGGGTCGGCTTTGGGGCGAGGACGATGAGATTGCGATCCTGAAGGGGATGATAGACTTCAAGGCCAAGAAGGGGATCGACCCGTCTAGTAACATGGGCGCGTTCCATGAGTTCTTGAAGAGAAGCTTGAAGGCTGACGTCAGCAAGAACCAGTTGATGGATAAGGCCaggaggttgaagaagaagtaCCATACGAATGCTGAGAAGGGCGAGAATGGGGAGGGCCCGGTGTTTTCGAAGGCGCATGAGTTGAAGTCGTTTGATTTGTCGAAGAAGATTTGGGGTGCTGAGGCTAATGGGGGAGATGATAGTGCAAAGAACAGTAGGAAGAAGCCGAGGAAGAGTGCCAAGgctaacaacaacaacaacaacaactcttCTACAGTCTTGGCATTGCCTGTTTCGGATGCTGCGGCTGAGAGGAGTGTGGAGAAGAAAGTAAAAGTGGAGGAGATGAATGTTGCTAATGGCGGAGTTAAGGCTGCTGAGTCCGATGACTTTTGGTCCAAGTACCCATCGCTGAGTGATTCTTTGCAGCTTGCAAATTGCTCATCAAGGTGGGAGGGTTTGGAGAGAGTTATGATTCAGAAAATGCCTTCAATTGGGAGCTCAAAGGCTAAAGAGTTGGATGATAGGTGGAGGAAGTTGCAGGTCTTAGAGATGGAGTTGACTGTCAAGAAGCTTGATTTGATGCATGAACAGGCTAAGCTTTTATTGGATGGGATAAAGTCGCGGAAGGATTAG